The following proteins are encoded in a genomic region of Xanthomonas cassavae CFBP 4642:
- a CDS encoding IS5 family transposase, whose translation MKQQTLAMAADQGSGFEQHRRPTRRDVFLSTMEQIVPWSALCAVIEPYYPKAGNGRPPVGLERMLRMYLVQHWFNLADEACEEALLDSTALRRFVGIDLGRERVPDATTLLKFRRLLETHELGAELFLQVNRELEARGLKVGTGTIVDATIIGAPSSTKNADKARDPDMHQTRKGQQWYFGMKLHIGVDSRNGLVHSAAVTAANVHDKHLLGDLLHGEERRVYGDSAYASQKALIGTHAPHARDFTNQRVRKRGEVNEVQRQRNRNKSKIRARVEHVFAVVKRLWGFAKVRYRGLDKNANRCFVALGLANLYLARVRLAG comes from the coding sequence ATGAAACAGCAGACATTGGCGATGGCGGCCGATCAGGGCAGTGGATTCGAGCAGCATCGTCGGCCGACGCGCCGGGATGTGTTCCTGTCGACGATGGAGCAGATCGTGCCGTGGTCGGCACTGTGCGCGGTGATCGAGCCGTACTATCCGAAGGCAGGCAATGGCCGGCCGCCGGTCGGCCTGGAACGGATGCTGCGGATGTATTTGGTGCAGCACTGGTTCAATCTGGCCGATGAGGCCTGCGAGGAAGCGCTACTGGACAGCACGGCGCTGCGGCGGTTCGTGGGGATCGACCTGGGCCGCGAGCGGGTTCCGGACGCGACGACACTGCTGAAGTTTCGTCGCCTTCTGGAGACGCACGAGCTGGGGGCGGAGCTGTTCTTGCAAGTGAACCGGGAATTGGAAGCACGTGGCCTGAAGGTGGGCACGGGCACCATCGTGGATGCGACTATCATCGGCGCGCCCAGTTCGACGAAGAATGCGGACAAGGCCCGCGATCCGGACATGCATCAGACCCGCAAGGGGCAGCAGTGGTACTTCGGGATGAAGCTGCACATCGGCGTGGATAGTCGTAACGGCCTGGTGCATAGCGCGGCGGTGACGGCGGCCAATGTGCATGACAAGCACCTGCTGGGAGACCTGCTGCACGGGGAGGAACGCCGGGTCTATGGAGACAGCGCCTACGCCAGCCAGAAGGCGCTGATCGGCACGCATGCACCGCACGCCCGGGACTTCACCAACCAGCGGGTTCGCAAGCGTGGCGAAGTGAATGAGGTGCAGCGCCAGCGGAACCGCAACAAGTCGAAGATCCGTGCCCGTGTCGAGCACGTGTTCGCGGTGGTGAAGCGGCTGTGGGGCTTTGCCAAGGTGCGTTATCGCGGGCTGGACAAGAACGCGAACCGCTGCTTCGTGGCCCTGGGCCTGGCGAACCTGTACCTGGCGCGGGTGCGTTTGGCGGGATAG
- a CDS encoding FmdB family zinc ribbon protein: MPIYAFQCTTCGHSFDRLQKMADPDPQSCPACAAATIKRQVTAPSFRLSGSGWYETDFKSAGEKKKNLTDTSGGGDAKPAAASDSKPAAQAAPAPAKPASDKA, encoded by the coding sequence ATGCCCATCTATGCGTTCCAGTGCACGACCTGCGGCCACTCGTTCGACCGCCTGCAGAAGATGGCCGACCCCGACCCGCAGAGCTGCCCGGCCTGCGCCGCAGCCACCATCAAGCGCCAGGTCACCGCCCCGTCGTTTCGCTTGTCCGGTAGCGGTTGGTACGAGACCGATTTCAAGTCGGCCGGCGAAAAGAAGAAGAACCTCACCGATACCAGCGGCGGCGGCGATGCCAAGCCAGCAGCTGCCAGCGACAGCAAACCGGCCGCTCAGGCCGCCCCGGCCCCGGCCAAGCCGGCGTCCGACAAAGCGTGA
- the aspS gene encoding aspartate--tRNA ligase — protein MRTHFCGLVDETLIGQTVTLAGWTDVARNLGGVCFIDLRDHEGIVQVTVEPAEGDANSADVFKVAASLGYEDVLQVEGVVRARHAVNDKLRSGKVEVIATRITILNKAAPLPFHAHENPGEDTRLKYRYLDLRRPEMQRMQRTRIKLVQALRRHLDARDFQDIETPILTKATPEGARDFLVPARMHPGEFYALPQSPQLFKQILMVAGFDRYYQIARCFRDEALRADRQLEFTQLDMEFAFVRERDVQDFVEDMIRAIFAEVVDVELAAQFPRVTWAEAMRRYGSDKPDLRIALELVDVAELVKSSEFPVFTAAANDADGRIAALRIPGGATLSRKQIDDYAAHAAKYGAKGLAYIKLSETGEVSSPIAKFFSEDAFAALLKHIGAGKGDIVFFGAGGYNTVSDFMGALRLKAGKEFNLVAEGWAPLWVTDFPMFEWDDEAQRYVALHHPFTAPAVDDIADLRANARTAVSRGYDMVLNGNEIGGGSIRIHRPDMQSAVFELLGIGAEEARAKFGFLLDALNYGAPPHGGIAFGIDRIAALMAGTESIRDVIPFPKTTGAQDLMTDAPSPIAAEQLAEVHVQVRPKQA, from the coding sequence ATGCGTACCCACTTCTGCGGCCTGGTCGACGAGACCTTGATCGGCCAAACCGTCACTCTCGCCGGCTGGACCGACGTGGCCCGCAACCTGGGCGGGGTGTGCTTCATCGATCTGCGCGACCACGAAGGCATCGTGCAGGTGACGGTGGAGCCGGCCGAGGGCGACGCCAACTCCGCCGACGTGTTCAAGGTGGCCGCCAGCCTGGGTTACGAGGACGTGCTGCAGGTCGAAGGCGTGGTGCGTGCGCGTCATGCGGTCAACGACAAGCTGCGCTCCGGCAAGGTGGAAGTGATCGCCACGCGCATCACCATCCTCAACAAGGCCGCGCCGCTGCCGTTCCACGCGCATGAAAACCCGGGCGAGGACACCCGCCTGAAGTACCGCTATCTGGACCTGCGCCGCCCGGAGATGCAGCGCATGCAGCGCACCCGCATCAAGCTGGTGCAGGCGCTGCGCCGGCATCTGGACGCACGCGACTTCCAGGACATCGAAACCCCGATCCTGACCAAGGCCACCCCGGAAGGCGCACGCGACTTCCTGGTGCCGGCGCGCATGCATCCGGGCGAGTTCTACGCCTTGCCGCAGAGCCCGCAGCTGTTCAAGCAGATCCTGATGGTGGCCGGTTTCGACCGCTACTACCAGATCGCGCGCTGCTTCCGCGACGAAGCGCTGCGCGCCGATCGCCAGCTGGAATTCACCCAGCTCGATATGGAATTCGCCTTCGTGCGCGAGCGCGACGTGCAGGATTTCGTCGAAGACATGATCCGCGCCATCTTCGCCGAAGTGGTGGATGTCGAGCTGGCTGCGCAGTTCCCGCGCGTGACCTGGGCCGAGGCGATGCGTCGCTACGGCTCGGACAAGCCGGACCTGCGCATCGCGCTCGAACTGGTCGACGTGGCCGAATTGGTCAAATCCAGCGAATTCCCGGTGTTCACCGCCGCTGCCAACGATGCCGATGGCCGTATCGCCGCGCTGCGCATCCCCGGCGGTGCCACGCTGTCGCGCAAGCAGATCGACGACTACGCCGCGCACGCTGCCAAGTACGGTGCCAAGGGCCTGGCCTACATCAAGCTGTCGGAGACCGGCGAGGTGAGTTCGCCGATCGCCAAGTTCTTTTCCGAAGACGCGTTTGCCGCGCTGCTCAAGCACATCGGTGCGGGCAAGGGCGACATCGTGTTCTTCGGTGCCGGCGGCTACAACACCGTGTCCGATTTCATGGGCGCGCTGCGCCTGAAGGCCGGCAAGGAGTTCAACCTGGTCGCCGAGGGCTGGGCGCCGCTGTGGGTCACCGATTTTCCGATGTTCGAATGGGACGACGAAGCGCAGCGCTACGTCGCCCTGCATCACCCCTTCACCGCACCGGCGGTGGACGATATCGCCGACCTGCGCGCCAATGCCCGCACCGCGGTGTCGCGTGGCTACGACATGGTGCTCAACGGCAATGAAATCGGCGGCGGCTCGATCCGTATCCACCGCCCGGACATGCAGAGCGCGGTGTTCGAGCTGCTCGGTATCGGCGCCGAAGAAGCACGCGCCAAGTTCGGCTTCCTGCTGGATGCATTGAACTACGGCGCGCCGCCGCACGGCGGCATCGCCTTCGGTATCGACCGTATCGCCGCGCTGATGGCCGGCACCGAGTCCATTCGCGACGTGATCCCGTTCCCCAAGACCACCGGCGCGCAGGACCTGATGACCGACGCCCCGTCGCCGATCGCCGCCGAGCAACTGGCCGAAGTGCACGTGCAGGTGCGTCCCAAGCAGGCCTGA
- the ampR gene encoding LysR family transcriptional regulator AmpR, whose translation MPRPRLPLNALRAFEAAARHQNLTRAANELCVSQAALSHQIKALEQHLGSSLFHRLPRGVALTDEGAALAPVLGDAFDRIAATLERFADGRYREVLSVGVVGTFATGWLLPRVDAFHAAHPEIELRLSTHNNRVDLAGEGLDLAIRFGDGDWQGQIAHALMEAPFAPVCAPSMARSLHAPADRAQLPLLRSYRLDEWPQWFRAAGMAEIAARGAMFDSSLTLASAAAAGAGVALLPLPMFRQDLDAGRLVCPFPITIDAGRYWLTRLRSRPQSEAGRKFLAWLLVEQKLG comes from the coding sequence ATGCCCCGCCCCCGCCTCCCGCTCAATGCCCTGCGCGCTTTCGAAGCCGCCGCGCGCCATCAAAACCTGACCCGCGCCGCGAACGAGCTGTGCGTCAGCCAGGCCGCACTCAGCCACCAGATCAAGGCGCTGGAGCAGCACCTGGGCAGCAGCCTGTTCCACCGCCTGCCACGCGGCGTGGCGCTGACCGACGAAGGCGCGGCGCTGGCACCGGTGCTCGGCGACGCGTTCGACCGCATTGCCGCCACTCTGGAGCGCTTTGCCGATGGCCGTTACCGCGAGGTGCTCAGCGTGGGCGTGGTGGGCACCTTCGCCACCGGCTGGCTGCTGCCGCGCGTAGACGCCTTTCATGCGGCGCATCCGGAAATCGAGCTGCGCCTGTCGACTCACAACAACCGCGTCGACCTTGCCGGCGAAGGCCTGGATCTGGCGATCCGTTTTGGCGACGGCGACTGGCAGGGCCAGATCGCCCATGCGCTGATGGAGGCGCCGTTTGCGCCGGTGTGCGCACCCAGCATGGCGCGCAGCCTGCACGCACCGGCCGATCGGGCGCAGCTGCCGTTACTGCGCTCGTACCGCCTGGACGAATGGCCGCAGTGGTTTCGCGCAGCGGGCATGGCCGAGATCGCCGCACGCGGGGCGATGTTCGATTCCTCGTTGACCCTGGCCAGCGCCGCGGCAGCCGGCGCCGGCGTGGCGTTGTTGCCGCTGCCGATGTTCCGCCAGGACCTGGATGCCGGGCGCCTGGTGTGCCCGTTCCCGATCACCATCGACGCCGGACGCTATTGGCTGACGCGGCTGCGCTCGCGGCCGCAGAGCGAGGCTGGGAGGAAGTTTCTTGCGTGGTTGTTGGTGGAGCAAAAGCTGGGGTGA
- a CDS encoding GNAT family N-acetyltransferase: MTRIRRATPDDAEALSLLAAQTFTETFGHLYPQEDLRGFLEETYAVERARIVLAHADYAIWLLELDDLLVGHAAAGPCGLPHEDVRPGDGELKRLYLLKDYQSSGWGSRLFETALEWLQRDGPRTLWIGVWSENFGAQRFYARYGFEKVGEYDFPVGKIVDREFILRRGPIAAAG; the protein is encoded by the coding sequence ATGACCCGCATCCGCCGCGCCACGCCGGACGATGCCGAAGCGTTGTCGCTTCTGGCTGCGCAGACCTTTACCGAAACCTTCGGCCATCTCTACCCGCAGGAAGACCTGCGCGGCTTTCTCGAAGAGACCTATGCGGTGGAGCGTGCGCGCATCGTGCTGGCGCATGCGGACTATGCGATCTGGCTGCTGGAGCTGGATGACCTGCTGGTCGGCCACGCCGCCGCCGGCCCGTGCGGGTTGCCGCATGAGGACGTGCGTCCCGGCGACGGGGAGCTCAAGCGCCTGTATCTGCTCAAGGACTATCAAAGCAGCGGCTGGGGCAGCCGATTGTTCGAGACCGCACTGGAGTGGCTGCAGCGCGACGGCCCGCGCACCCTGTGGATCGGGGTGTGGTCGGAAAACTTCGGCGCCCAGCGCTTCTATGCGCGCTACGGTTTCGAGAAGGTGGGCGAGTACGATTTTCCGGTCGGCAAGATCGTCGACCGCGAGTTCATCCTTCGGCGTGGGCCGATCGCTGCCGCGGGATGA
- a CDS encoding esterase/lipase family protein: protein MSSASSALAVTPRRSSRKQSTTTTADVLLVHGIWNTAHWLLPLARRLRGDGLAPALFGYASVLGGPAQAVPQLIARVRSSGAQLLVCHSLGGLMALQALRDAPDLPVRRVVCLGSPLRGSAAARGLARRGGVWAMGRSAALLQQGFAQWDGAAEIGQVAGCIPRGVGRWLAPLDGDSDGTVSLAETRLPGLRDHCVVQASHSGLLRSPAAAAQALAFLRLGRFRH from the coding sequence TTGTCCAGCGCATCTTCGGCCCTTGCAGTCACGCCGCGACGCAGCTCGCGCAAACAATCGACCACCACCACCGCCGATGTGCTGTTGGTGCATGGCATCTGGAATACCGCGCACTGGCTGCTGCCACTGGCCCGTCGGCTGCGTGGCGACGGGCTGGCGCCGGCACTGTTCGGCTACGCCAGCGTGCTGGGCGGTCCGGCGCAGGCGGTGCCGCAGCTGATCGCGCGCGTGCGCAGCAGCGGGGCGCAGCTGCTGGTCTGCCACAGCCTGGGCGGGCTGATGGCGTTGCAGGCCTTGCGCGACGCGCCCGACCTGCCGGTGCGGCGGGTGGTCTGCCTGGGCTCGCCGCTGCGCGGCAGCGCTGCCGCGCGCGGGCTGGCCCGGCGCGGTGGCGTCTGGGCCATGGGACGCAGCGCCGCGCTGCTGCAGCAGGGCTTTGCGCAGTGGGACGGTGCGGCCGAGATCGGTCAGGTGGCCGGCTGCATCCCGCGCGGCGTCGGCCGTTGGCTGGCGCCACTGGACGGCGACTCCGACGGCACCGTGTCGCTGGCCGAAACCCGCTTGCCGGGGCTGCGCGACCACTGCGTGGTGCAGGCCAGCCACAGTGGCCTGCTGCGCTCGCCGGCCGCCGCCGCGCAGGCGCTGGCCTTCCTGCGCCTGGGCCGCTTTCGGCATTGA
- a CDS encoding DUF3011 domain-containing protein — translation MLRTALLISGFSLIALGGALGSRPAAAQDRGFNGPSITCSSNDNRRRECDTPFRGRAALVENISGTRCIEGRNWGSDRGRVWVDNGCRGRFIEAGGWGGGGGGWNGGDDRPGNAAAGTVRCESRDQRQAICNTGWRRAMIVRQLSGTPCVEGRNWHQENGRIQVDDGCRAEFAQARGGGWDRDDRYGGGPQGTYSVTCSSDDRRLRTCDWNGRAGRPVLTRQLSDTRCEEGRTWGYDPRRSTVWVNDGCRARFDAR, via the coding sequence ATGCTGCGCACCGCCCTGCTGATCTCCGGCTTCAGTCTGATCGCCCTCGGTGGCGCACTCGGCAGCCGCCCCGCTGCCGCGCAGGACCGCGGCTTCAATGGCCCCAGCATCACCTGTTCCAGCAACGATAATCGCCGCCGCGAATGCGATACCCCGTTCCGTGGGCGTGCCGCGCTGGTGGAGAACATCTCCGGCACCCGCTGCATCGAAGGCCGCAATTGGGGCAGCGACCGCGGCCGCGTCTGGGTGGACAATGGCTGCCGCGGCCGCTTCATCGAGGCCGGCGGCTGGGGCGGTGGCGGTGGCGGCTGGAATGGCGGCGACGACCGCCCCGGCAATGCCGCTGCCGGCACCGTGCGCTGCGAAAGCCGCGACCAGCGCCAGGCGATCTGCAATACCGGCTGGCGGCGCGCCATGATCGTGCGCCAGCTCTCGGGCACCCCCTGCGTGGAAGGCCGCAACTGGCACCAGGAAAACGGCCGGATCCAGGTGGACGACGGGTGCCGGGCCGAGTTTGCGCAGGCCCGCGGTGGCGGCTGGGACCGCGATGACCGGTACGGTGGCGGCCCCCAGGGCACTTACTCGGTGACCTGCAGCAGCGACGACCGCCGCCTGCGCACCTGCGACTGGAACGGCCGCGCCGGCCGCCCGGTGCTGACCCGGCAGCTGTCCGATACCCGTTGCGAGGAAGGCCGCACCTGGGGCTACGACCCACGCCGCTCCACCGTCTGGGTCAACGATGGGTGCCGCGCGCGCTTCGACGCACGCTGA
- the bla gene encoding class A beta-lactamase, whose amino-acid sequence MLNRRQFLHATGAGLLLAASRPAWALSPAVNMDDMLRAHWAEIERGTGGRLGISLLDSASGWRIGQRENERFPMCSTFKLVLAAAVLQRVDEGQLSLAQPVKIRASDMLEHAPITERHVGGSLSVAELCRATMIHSDNPAANLLFPLVGDPAGVTAFLRSIGDAKTRSDRYEPEMNQFAPGEPRDTTTPAAMASTLRTLLLGDALQPASRRQLTDWMIDNRTGDNCLRAGLTADWKIGDKTGSNGTDTRNDIAILWRPKDRAPLLLTTYLNGAKVDGSARDAALKDVASAVAAAVAAADTFAR is encoded by the coding sequence ATGTTGAATCGGCGACAGTTCCTGCACGCAACCGGGGCGGGTTTGCTGCTTGCGGCGTCCAGACCCGCGTGGGCGCTCAGTCCGGCGGTGAATATGGACGATATGCTGCGGGCACACTGGGCGGAGATCGAACGTGGCACCGGCGGCCGCCTGGGCATCAGCCTGCTCGACAGCGCCAGCGGCTGGCGCATCGGGCAGCGCGAGAACGAGCGCTTCCCGATGTGCAGCACCTTCAAACTTGTATTGGCTGCCGCGGTGCTACAGCGGGTGGATGAGGGCCAGCTCTCGCTGGCGCAACCGGTCAAGATCCGTGCCTCCGACATGCTCGAGCATGCCCCGATCACCGAGCGCCATGTCGGCGGTTCGCTGAGCGTGGCCGAGCTCTGCCGGGCGACGATGATCCATAGCGACAACCCGGCGGCCAACCTGCTGTTTCCGCTGGTCGGCGACCCGGCCGGGGTGACCGCCTTCCTGCGCAGCATCGGCGATGCCAAGACGCGCAGCGACCGCTACGAGCCGGAGATGAACCAGTTCGCGCCCGGTGAGCCGCGCGACACCACCACCCCTGCGGCAATGGCATCCACGCTGCGCACGCTGCTGCTCGGCGACGCGCTGCAGCCTGCCTCGCGCAGGCAGCTGACCGACTGGATGATCGACAACCGCACCGGCGACAACTGCCTGCGCGCGGGGCTCACGGCCGACTGGAAAATCGGCGACAAGACCGGCAGCAACGGCACCGACACCCGCAACGACATCGCCATCCTCTGGCGGCCGAAGGATAGGGCGCCATTGCTGCTGACCACGTACTTGAACGGGGCCAAGGTCGACGGCTCAGCACGCGATGCGGCGTTGAAGGATGTCGCGTCCGCCGTTGCCGCTGCAGTCGCAGCAGCAGACACGTTCGCCCGGTGA
- a CDS encoding MFS transporter: MLRLTALLLGVALLLTGSGLLGTLLAVRGGLAGFDARALGLIMSGYFAGLFLGTFFAPPLVRRIGHIRAFAFYASLAAIAVLLHPIWLDPWGWGVLRLVTGAALVGLYTVIESCLNAEPDARRRSRVFSVYMAISLSALALGQILLPIGDAGAPAMFTLTAILFCAAVLPVMTTRLIPPDVPQVSRLRLVTLYALAPVATIGAGLSGLTMGAFWGLLPVYANRIGLDADGVAMLMLTAIVGGAVLQWPIGRISDGHDRRIGLAAVSVLAAGVAIAAAVPMVQAQTTLLFVLFFVYGGLAFSLYPLAVAHMLDYLPREDLLSGCSSLLLVHGVGATIGPALAGGAMQKFGPAALPVCFAVMLLALAGFTLSRLLRFARRRTHPIAFRPMLRTTPSALELMPETQQAATAPRSKRR; this comes from the coding sequence ATGCTGCGGTTGACCGCCCTGCTGCTTGGCGTTGCCTTGCTGCTGACCGGTAGCGGGCTGCTAGGCACGCTGCTCGCCGTGCGCGGCGGGTTGGCCGGCTTCGATGCGCGTGCGCTGGGGCTGATCATGTCCGGCTACTTCGCCGGCCTCTTTCTCGGCACCTTCTTCGCACCGCCGCTAGTCCGGCGCATCGGGCATATCCGCGCCTTCGCGTTCTATGCGTCGCTGGCGGCCATTGCGGTGCTGCTGCATCCGATCTGGCTCGACCCCTGGGGCTGGGGCGTGCTGCGGCTGGTCACCGGTGCGGCGCTGGTAGGCCTGTACACGGTGATCGAAAGCTGCCTCAACGCCGAGCCGGATGCGCGCCGGCGCAGCCGGGTGTTCTCGGTGTACATGGCGATCAGCCTGTCGGCGCTGGCACTGGGGCAGATTCTGCTGCCCATCGGTGATGCAGGTGCTCCGGCAATGTTCACGCTGACGGCGATCCTGTTCTGTGCAGCAGTCCTGCCGGTGATGACCACCCGGCTGATCCCGCCCGACGTGCCGCAGGTTTCGCGGCTGCGGTTGGTCACGTTGTATGCGTTGGCGCCGGTAGCGACGATTGGCGCCGGCCTTTCCGGCCTGACGATGGGCGCGTTCTGGGGCCTGCTGCCGGTGTACGCCAACCGCATCGGGCTGGATGCCGACGGCGTGGCGATGCTCATGCTCACCGCCATCGTCGGCGGCGCGGTACTGCAGTGGCCGATCGGGCGCATCAGCGATGGGCATGACCGCCGCATCGGCCTGGCTGCGGTGAGCGTCCTGGCGGCCGGCGTTGCCATCGCCGCAGCCGTGCCGATGGTGCAGGCGCAGACCACCTTGCTGTTCGTGCTGTTCTTCGTCTATGGCGGGCTGGCGTTTTCGCTGTACCCGTTGGCGGTTGCGCACATGCTCGATTACCTGCCGCGCGAAGACCTGCTGTCGGGTTGCAGCAGTTTGTTGCTGGTACATGGCGTGGGCGCGACCATCGGCCCGGCGCTGGCCGGCGGTGCGATGCAGAAGTTCGGCCCGGCCGCCTTGCCGGTCTGCTTTGCGGTGATGCTGCTGGCGCTGGCCGGCTTCACGCTGTCGCGGCTGCTGCGGTTTGCACGCCGCCGTACCCACCCCATTGCGTTCCGCCCGATGCTGCGCACCACGCCGTCGGCACTGGAATTGATGCCGGAGACGCAGCAGGCGGCCACGGCGCCACGCAGCAAGCGCCGCTAG